The nucleotide sequence GCGCCGCCGCCGGCGACGCGCCGCAACCCGCCAGCAGCAGGGCCACGAGGCCCGACCGGATGCGCAACCCGAACTTGTGCATGCTCTGTGTGCTTCATTGTCGCGGATCCGGAGAGGCGAGATGGTAAAGGAGTGGTAGGGAACAGGTTAAGGTTGGCTTAATGGGTACAATAGGGGGAGAGATGCTGCAAATCGGGCCGCTGCGACTCGAGAGCCGGGTGATCCTGGCTCCGATGTGCGGCGTGTGCGATCTCCCCTACCTCGAGCTCCTGCGCCGCTTCGACACGCGCTCGCTGATCTTCCACGAGATGTTCAGCGCCGTGGGCCTCCTGCACTGGAAGAACCGGCCGCGCTTCGAGGTTCCCGCCGGGTTGCGCCCCCTGGGCCTCCAGGTCTTCGGCCACGACCCCGAGACGATGGCCCGCGCGGCGGTGGTCCTCGCGGAGGCGGGCGCCGACGTCATCGACATCAACCTGGGCTGCCCGGTCCCCAAGATCACCAAGGCCTGCGACGGTTCGGCCCTGCTCAAGGACACGCCCCTGCTGGAGAAGATCCTGCGCGCCATGGTCCGGGCGGTGGGGACGAGCGCGCCCGTGACCATCAAGATGCGCCTGGGCTGGGACGATGCCTACCGCAACTACCTCGACGTCGCGAAACTGGCGGAGGATTGCGGCGTGGCGATGGTGACGGTCCACGGCCGCACGCGCAGCCAGATGTACTCGGGCGAGGCCGACTGGGAAGCGATCGGCGAGGTCGCCGCCGCGCTGTCCATCCCGGTGGTGGGCAACGGCGACGTGTGGGATCCGGTCATGGCGGCCAGGCGCCTTGGCGAGTCTGGCTGCGCCGGCGTGATGATCGGCCGGGGCGCACAGGGCAATCCGTGGCTGCTGCCGCGAATCGACGCCTACCTGCGCACCGGCGTCCTCCCGCCCGAACCTTCGCCGGAGACCCGCCTGCACGTGGCCCGCGAGCATTGCCGCCTGCTGATCGCCCAGAAAGGCGAGCGCACCGGCGTCCCGGAGAGCCGCAAGCACGTCACCTGGTACACCCGCGGCCTGCCGGGATCGGCCGAGCTTCGCCACCAGGTCAACCAGACCCGGACCGAAGAGGGCCTCTACGAGGTCCTGGACGCCTACGTGGCGCAGCACGCGGGCCTGAAGCCGACGACCGCGGCCTGATCGGGCAAGGCCGGCGGCCGGGCGCTCCTAGCCCGGCCGCCGCATGCCGTCCCCCCCGCGGATCAGCGCGCTGCGCCCACGGCCGCCGCCGCCTGCACCAGGCCCGAGCCGTAGACGTCGTCCTTGCCCGGCTTGCCGAGATCCAGGGCCGTCCTTGCGACGTGATCTCGCACCTGGCGCCAGGTCCAGTCGGGATTTCGCGACCACACGAGCGCACAGACCCCGGCGACGACCGGCGTGGCCATCGACGTGCCCTTGAGGGCCGCGTAGTTGCGGGCGTAGCCGTGCTCGTTGAGCGGGCACTGGTACGTCGGGGTCGTGTTCATGATGTCGACCCCCGGGGCGCCGACCGCTATCTCGGGGCCGTAGTTGGAGAAGGAGGCCTTCTTGTCGTCGCGGTCGATCGCCGACACGGCCATGTAGTACTCCTGGATCTTCGCCGGCGTGCCGACGCCCTCGTTGCTGTTGCCGGCGGCGGCGACCGGCAGGGCGCCCTTGCCGGTCGCATAGGCGCCGGCCGCCGTCGAGATGGGGTCGAATGCCGTGCCCGGGCCGCCCAGGCTCAAGTTGATGACCACGTGGACCTTCTGGGCCTCGCCGTAGTCCGCCGCGTGCTTGATGCCGGCGGCGATGGCGAACAGGCTGCCCCCGCCATTCGCTCCCAGGACTCCGATGGGCAGCAACCGCGTCTCCGGAGCGACGCCGGCCACGCCCTCGCCGTTGTCGGCCATGGCGGCGATGATGCCGGCGACGTGCGTGCCGTGCCCGAAGACGTCGATGGCGTCTGGCTTGCCGGTCACGAACGAGTGGCCCGGCCCCACGACGTTGCCGGCCAGATCCGGATGGTTGTAGTCGATGCCGGTGTCCACGACCGCCGCGACGACGCCCTTGCCGCGCGTCGCCTGCCAGGCCCGGTCGGCGCCGACGCGGGGAAGGTACCATTGCTGCTCGTAGAGGGGATCCCGGCTTTCCGGGAGCGAAGGAACCGGCAGCGTCGCGCCGGCCCGCGGAAGCTCGAGCTTGAATGACCGATTGGGGGTCACGGCGAGCACGTCCGTGCTCTCTAGCTGGCGCTGCAGGGCCGACGCCGACAGGTCGGCGCGCACCAGCAGGAAGCGGCCCTGGGAGCCGAGATCGAGCGTGGAGAGGAGCTTGCCGGCACGGAGCGCCGGGCTGCTACCCGGTCTGGCGTGGACGATGTACTCGCCCGGGATGGCCTGACCGCTCGGCGGAGTGGCGGGCACGGGCCGTCCGGCCGGCGCCGTCGCGGCCGTTCCGCAGCCGCCCACGGCAATTACCAGCAACCCGATGACGAAACTCGCTTTTTGCATTCGCGGAGACCTCCTGCTCCCAATCCGAGGGCCCGCGAGAGCGGCGGGCCGATGACGACATTCCAGGCGCCAAGGTAGCGGCGGGACCTCCCAGGAACCTCTCAGGCGCGGGCCGTGTTGGTCGTGTCCGGGAGGAAAGAGCTAGCATGATCGCCATGCGGGGAGCGCCCATCTGGCCAAATGCAGGTGCAATCCGGCCGCGCACCCGCGTGGCGCGGTGGGTGGCCGAGCATGGCGCGGCGCGACTCTGGGTGCTGCAAGCCGGCCCGGGGGCCGGGAAGCGTGCGACCGCTTCCCTGCTGGCCGCGGCCTTCGGGGGGCCCGTCTTCGGCTTCGAGGCGACAGGCGACCGTCCCCTCGCCTCGCTGACCGACGACCTGGGCCTTCCCGGGGACACGGCTCCCGAGCGAGTCGCCGAGGCGCTCCTGGCCCGGGCCGCCGCCGACTGGCGCGAGGGCGGTGTCCTGGTTGTGCGGGCCGCCGACCCG is from Candidatus Tanganyikabacteria bacterium and encodes:
- the dusB gene encoding tRNA dihydrouridine synthase DusB — protein: MLQIGPLRLESRVILAPMCGVCDLPYLELLRRFDTRSLIFHEMFSAVGLLHWKNRPRFEVPAGLRPLGLQVFGHDPETMARAAVVLAEAGADVIDINLGCPVPKITKACDGSALLKDTPLLEKILRAMVRAVGTSAPVTIKMRLGWDDAYRNYLDVAKLAEDCGVAMVTVHGRTRSQMYSGEADWEAIGEVAAALSIPVVGNGDVWDPVMAARRLGESGCAGVMIGRGAQGNPWLLPRIDAYLRTGVLPPEPSPETRLHVAREHCRLLIAQKGERTGVPESRKHVTWYTRGLPGSAELRHQVNQTRTEEGLYEVLDAYVAQHAGLKPTTAA
- a CDS encoding S8 family serine peptidase; protein product: MQKASFVIGLLVIAVGGCGTAATAPAGRPVPATPPSGQAIPGEYIVHARPGSSPALRAGKLLSTLDLGSQGRFLLVRADLSASALQRQLESTDVLAVTPNRSFKLELPRAGATLPVPSLPESRDPLYEQQWYLPRVGADRAWQATRGKGVVAAVVDTGIDYNHPDLAGNVVGPGHSFVTGKPDAIDVFGHGTHVAGIIAAMADNGEGVAGVAPETRLLPIGVLGANGGGSLFAIAAGIKHAADYGEAQKVHVVINLSLGGPGTAFDPISTAAGAYATGKGALPVAAAGNSNEGVGTPAKIQEYYMAVSAIDRDDKKASFSNYGPEIAVGAPGVDIMNTTPTYQCPLNEHGYARNYAALKGTSMATPVVAGVCALVWSRNPDWTWRQVRDHVARTALDLGKPGKDDVYGSGLVQAAAAVGAAR